A single genomic interval of Streptomyces showdoensis harbors:
- a CDS encoding MerR family transcriptional regulator has protein sequence MFTIGDFARHGRVSVRMLRHYDAIGLLRPARVDPHSGYRFYEAGQLARLNRVIALKDLGFTLDQVQSILDEQVGAEELRGMLRLRQAELEAALEASRARLAQVGARLRAIESEGRMSTQDVVVKKVPAVRIAELSGIAASFGPEHITPVIGPLYEELCGRLEGAGVTGFGPGIAYYEDAGRGDGSVVVHAGMTVPEGTAVEGLEVLVLPGIEEAATVVHRGPMETLLPTVQTLATWIDTNGYASTGYARELYLECPEDRTKWVTEFQEPVARV, from the coding sequence CCGGCCCGGGTCGACCCGCACAGCGGCTACCGCTTCTACGAGGCGGGGCAGCTCGCGCGGCTCAACCGTGTCATCGCGCTCAAGGACCTCGGCTTCACGCTCGACCAGGTGCAGTCGATCCTCGACGAGCAGGTGGGCGCGGAGGAGCTGCGCGGGATGCTGCGGTTGCGGCAGGCCGAGCTGGAGGCGGCCCTCGAAGCGTCGAGGGCCCGGCTCGCCCAGGTCGGTGCGCGGCTCCGAGCCATCGAGAGCGAGGGACGCATGTCCACGCAGGACGTCGTCGTCAAGAAGGTCCCCGCCGTGCGGATCGCGGAGCTGAGCGGGATCGCCGCGAGCTTCGGGCCGGAGCACATCACGCCCGTCATCGGGCCGCTGTACGAGGAGCTGTGCGGCCGGCTGGAGGGGGCCGGGGTCACCGGTTTCGGGCCGGGCATCGCGTACTACGAGGACGCCGGGCGGGGGGACGGCTCGGTCGTGGTGCACGCCGGGATGACGGTGCCCGAGGGCACCGCCGTCGAGGGCCTGGAGGTGCTGGTGCTGCCCGGCATCGAGGAGGCGGCGACGGTCGTGCACCGGGGGCCGATGGAGACCCTGCTGCCGACCGTCCAGACCCTCGCCACCTGGATCGACACCAACGGCTACGCCTCCACCGGCTACGCCCGGGAGCTGTATCTGGAGTGCCCGGAGGACCGGACCAAGTGGGTGACCGAGTTCCAGGAGCCGGTCGCCCGGGTCTGA